A genomic stretch from Natronincola ferrireducens includes:
- a CDS encoding toprim domain-containing protein has product MTIKNQQDYGNDSLSTLEEKDKVRLRPGVIFGSDGIEGCRHTLVEIVANARDEAQEGFGNLIEVFRYKDKSIEVRDRGRGIPLEYNTKEEKYNWEIVFSILYGGGKYNNNSGSNYQYSIGLNGLGTAATQFASEYMDVEVYRDGHKYQLHFEKGDNIGGLIKEKFDYLHTGTIIRWKPDLDVFNDIDIPLSFFKETLKRQAIVNKGITFKLYDEETEETFEYYYKNGIIDYVKEVNGDKSFTEPQYFEIETKGRDREDKEEYKLKIEVAFVFNNENTVLEYYHNSSFLEYGGSPDKAVDSAFSSQIHSFIKDKNKYTKNEKRVTFTDIKDSLILVTNTYSTITSYENQTKKAITNKFIQEAMTAFLKEKLEIYFIENQMDLEKIIEQVLVNKRSREKAELTRIDVRKKLSKGVDNFSNKVKKFVDCRTKDITKRELFIVEGDSALGSTKMGRDADFQAIIPVRGKILNCLKSDYEKIFKNDIIVDLLKVLGCGVEIKNKHNDLSFFDIEKLNWNKIIICTDADVDGFQIRTLILTMLYVLTPTLIEKGYVYIAESPLYEITDSKNNVFFAYSDGEKNTIIKKLKKNYKIQRSKGLGENEPEMMWQTTMNPETRRLIKVTPAEARTTKEAFELFLGDNLAGRKQYISEHGYKYIDESDVI; this is encoded by the coding sequence ATGACTATAAAAAATCAACAGGATTATGGTAACGATAGCTTATCAACCTTAGAAGAAAAGGATAAAGTGCGGCTTAGACCAGGAGTAATATTCGGGAGTGATGGTATAGAAGGGTGTCGTCATACTCTTGTGGAGATAGTAGCAAATGCTAGAGATGAAGCCCAAGAGGGTTTTGGAAATTTAATAGAAGTATTCCGTTACAAGGATAAATCCATAGAAGTAAGGGATAGGGGTAGAGGAATCCCTTTGGAGTATAATACAAAGGAAGAAAAGTATAATTGGGAGATTGTATTTTCAATCCTTTATGGCGGGGGCAAGTACAATAACAATTCTGGTAGTAATTATCAGTACAGTATTGGCCTAAATGGCCTGGGTACTGCAGCTACACAATTTGCATCGGAATATATGGATGTGGAGGTTTATCGAGATGGTCACAAATATCAGCTTCATTTTGAAAAGGGAGATAATATTGGTGGATTAATCAAGGAAAAATTTGATTATTTACATACTGGCACTATCATTAGATGGAAGCCTGATCTTGATGTTTTCAACGATATTGATATTCCCCTAAGTTTTTTTAAAGAAACCCTAAAAAGACAGGCCATTGTAAATAAGGGTATTACTTTTAAACTGTATGATGAAGAAACTGAGGAAACCTTTGAGTACTACTATAAAAATGGCATTATAGACTATGTCAAGGAGGTTAATGGGGACAAGAGTTTTACTGAACCTCAATATTTTGAAATTGAGACAAAGGGTAGGGATCGGGAAGATAAAGAGGAGTATAAGCTTAAAATTGAAGTGGCCTTTGTCTTCAATAATGAAAATACAGTTCTTGAATATTACCACAACTCTTCCTTTTTAGAGTATGGAGGATCTCCCGATAAGGCTGTTGATAGTGCCTTTTCCTCCCAAATCCATAGCTTTATTAAAGACAAAAACAAATATACAAAAAATGAGAAAAGGGTAACCTTTACAGATATTAAAGATAGTCTTATTTTAGTTACCAATACATACTCCACCATAACAAGCTATGAGAATCAAACAAAAAAAGCTATTACTAATAAATTTATTCAAGAAGCCATGACTGCCTTTTTGAAAGAAAAGCTAGAAATCTATTTTATAGAAAATCAAATGGATTTAGAAAAGATTATAGAACAAGTGCTGGTGAATAAACGAAGTAGAGAAAAGGCAGAACTCACTAGAATTGATGTTAGGAAAAAATTAAGTAAGGGTGTTGATAATTTTTCCAACAAGGTAAAAAAATTTGTGGATTGTAGAACTAAGGATATAACAAAAAGAGAGCTTTTTATTGTGGAGGGAGATTCGGCTTTAGGGTCAACAAAAATGGGAAGAGATGCAGATTTTCAAGCAATTATTCCTGTTCGGGGAAAGATATTAAATTGCTTAAAATCCGATTATGAAAAGATATTTAAAAATGATATTATTGTAGATCTTTTGAAGGTATTGGGCTGTGGTGTTGAAATAAAAAACAAACACAATGATTTAAGCTTTTTTGATATAGAAAAACTTAATTGGAATAAAATCATTATTTGTACAGATGCTGATGTAGATGGATTCCAGATTAGGACCTTAATTCTAACTATGCTCTACGTCCTTACTCCCACCTTGATAGAAAAGGGCTATGTATATATTGCAGAATCACCACTGTATGAGATTACCGATAGCAAGAATAATGTGTTTTTTGCCTATTCTGATGGGGAAAAAAACACAATTATAAAGAAACTAAAGAAAAATTATAAAATTCAAAGATCAAAGGGACTAGGAGAAAATGAACCTGAAATGATGTGGCAAACCACTATGAATCCAGAAACAAGAAGATTAATTAAAGTCACTCCTGCCGAAGCTCGAACTACAAAGGAAGCCTTTGAGTTATTTTTAGGAGATAACTTAGCAGGCAGAAAACAATATATTTCAGAGCATGGATATAAGTACATTGATGAATCTGATGTGATTTAA
- a CDS encoding sigma-54 interaction domain-containing protein: protein MIPIDKADSDFLYNNIIENIDIGIRVIDKDGKIVYCNEKAGEIFEIHPTKAVGKHLLDLHDELGEYTSTLLKCMRSRIRIKNKTKVHFKSNGESIYLVVTNIPIIEKGNIIGAIEYVKTKDSFGDLLDRISKTDTNSLGSKLIKVLPRNKYYGFEDFLTIEKDLIGLLEKAKKMAILDYNVLIYGETGTGKEILSQSIHLNSKRNHNKFVAQNCAAIPETLLESIFFGTEAGSFTGAITKPGLFEEANGGTLLLDELNSLPTYLQAKLLRVLEEKRIRRVGGKNDIDLNVRVICTTNEKPEQLIKEGRLREDLYYRLGPIYLNIPPLRERKSDIDYLTRVFMKRESKALKVLEPQVSVEVKKIFRDYHWPGNVRELKNVISLILMDAYGAKQVEIEHIPEAMSRQVLVNSEINFDLNETTYQDRINEFERRIIKKALEITNGNVTEASKLLGVKRQTLQYKIKKMSIE from the coding sequence GTGATTCCTATAGATAAAGCCGACAGTGATTTTCTTTATAATAATATTATTGAGAATATTGATATAGGCATTAGAGTGATTGATAAAGATGGGAAAATAGTATATTGCAATGAAAAAGCTGGGGAAATATTTGAAATTCATCCTACCAAAGCAGTTGGGAAACATTTATTGGATTTACATGATGAATTAGGAGAGTATACAAGCACTCTTTTAAAATGCATGAGAAGTAGAATTAGAATTAAAAATAAGACAAAAGTTCACTTTAAAAGTAATGGAGAAAGTATATACCTAGTAGTCACAAATATCCCCATTATAGAGAAGGGAAATATTATTGGTGCCATTGAGTATGTTAAGACGAAAGATTCATTTGGAGATTTATTGGATCGTATAAGCAAAACTGATACAAATAGCTTGGGATCCAAACTCATCAAAGTATTGCCAAGAAATAAGTATTATGGATTTGAAGATTTTTTAACAATAGAAAAAGATTTGATTGGATTGTTGGAAAAAGCCAAAAAAATGGCTATTCTAGATTACAATGTACTAATCTATGGAGAAACTGGAACAGGCAAAGAGATACTATCCCAGAGCATTCATTTAAACAGCAAAAGAAATCATAATAAATTTGTTGCTCAAAATTGCGCAGCTATACCTGAAACCCTATTGGAATCTATTTTCTTTGGAACAGAGGCAGGAAGTTTTACAGGAGCAATAACAAAACCTGGATTATTTGAGGAAGCCAATGGTGGAACTTTACTGCTTGATGAGTTAAATTCTTTACCTACCTACTTGCAAGCTAAGCTATTAAGAGTATTGGAAGAAAAGAGAATCCGAAGAGTAGGAGGTAAAAATGATATTGATTTAAATGTAAGAGTTATTTGCACCACAAATGAGAAACCTGAGCAATTAATAAAAGAGGGTAGACTAAGAGAAGATCTTTATTACCGTTTAGGACCAATTTATCTAAACATACCTCCCCTAAGGGAAAGAAAATCAGATATAGATTACTTGACTAGAGTTTTTATGAAAAGAGAAAGTAAAGCCCTTAAAGTACTTGAACCACAAGTATCTGTTGAAGTGAAGAAAATTTTCAGGGATTATCACTGGCCTGGCAATGTAAGAGAATTGAAAAATGTTATTAGTTTGATACTAATGGATGCTTATGGTGCCAAGCAAGTAGAAATAGAACATATTCCAGAGGCTATGTCCAGACAGGTATTGGTTAACTCTGAGATTAACTTTGATTTAAATGAAACAACTTATCAGGATAGGATAAATGAGTTTGAAAGAAGGATAATAAAAAAAGCTTTAGAGATTACCAATGGAAATGTAACAGAAGCATCAAAACTATTAGGAGTTAAGAGACAGACATTACAGTATAAAATTAAAAAGATGTCAATAGAATAA
- the nhaC gene encoding Na+/H+ antiporter NhaC, whose amino-acid sequence MKAIKKMREIRTPKLWEALVPIFAMMIIIIVGILKYELEPHIPIVLASIIAAIMAYRVGHSWSSILGGMLESIHRALEALIIVMIVGMLIGTWVSAGTVPAMVYYGLGIISPKWFLPTGAILCAIVSLSTGSSWTSSGTVGIALMSIAVGLGINPALAAGMVISGAYFGDKLSPLSDSTNVAAATAGAPLYEHVGSMMRTTIPSFAIALVIYSIIGITVGGGDYDPERVELIRMTILDNFNINLWLLIPPLFVIFAAIKKVPSIPSLLSAAGLGGLFGIIFQGRNIGEVLMNFHYGFEADTGVSVVDRLLNRGGVDSMMWTISLIIFALAFGGILERGGFTNVILSRLVNRVKTVGGLVTLTVTTGILSNFILTDQYLSIIVPGRMYVGAFDKLNLDRKFLSRTLEDGGTMWSPLCPWNGCGAYQAATLGVATFSYLPFAFMNLINPIVAIVFAYLGISVFYKKEQNPEVVNS is encoded by the coding sequence ATGAAAGCAATTAAAAAAATGAGGGAAATAAGGACACCTAAACTGTGGGAAGCCCTTGTTCCAATTTTTGCCATGATGATAATCATCATTGTGGGAATTTTAAAGTATGAATTGGAGCCACATATTCCGATTGTTTTAGCCTCTATTATTGCAGCTATAATGGCATATAGGGTAGGACATTCTTGGTCCAGTATTTTAGGTGGTATGCTGGAAAGTATCCATCGAGCATTAGAAGCACTTATTATTGTCATGATTGTAGGTATGCTTATTGGTACATGGGTATCTGCTGGAACTGTTCCTGCTATGGTTTACTATGGTCTTGGAATAATATCTCCCAAGTGGTTTCTTCCCACAGGAGCAATTCTTTGTGCAATAGTATCTTTATCAACAGGAAGTTCATGGACTTCATCAGGAACAGTAGGTATCGCTCTTATGAGTATCGCTGTTGGACTAGGCATAAATCCTGCATTAGCAGCAGGTATGGTTATTTCTGGAGCATATTTTGGAGATAAATTGTCTCCGTTGTCTGATAGTACAAACGTCGCCGCAGCAACAGCAGGAGCACCATTATATGAACATGTTGGTTCCATGATGAGAACTACTATACCAAGCTTTGCAATAGCCTTAGTGATTTACTCAATTATTGGCATTACAGTTGGTGGGGGGGACTATGATCCAGAAAGAGTAGAATTAATTAGAATGACCATATTGGATAATTTCAATATCAACCTATGGCTTTTAATTCCTCCATTATTTGTTATTTTTGCAGCGATCAAAAAGGTTCCCAGTATACCATCTCTACTATCTGCAGCTGGTTTAGGTGGATTGTTTGGTATTATATTCCAAGGAAGAAATATTGGAGAAGTCTTGATGAATTTCCATTACGGATTTGAAGCTGACACCGGAGTTTCTGTAGTAGACAGATTATTGAATCGAGGTGGTGTAGATTCAATGATGTGGACAATATCTTTGATTATTTTTGCGTTAGCATTTGGAGGGATATTGGAAAGAGGCGGATTTACGAATGTCATCTTAAGCAGATTGGTGAATAGAGTAAAGACTGTTGGAGGTCTTGTCACATTAACAGTTACAACTGGGATATTGAGCAATTTTATTCTTACAGATCAGTATCTATCAATAATTGTACCTGGAAGAATGTATGTAGGAGCTTTTGATAAACTTAATCTAGATCGCAAATTTTTATCAAGAACCCTTGAAGATGGTGGTACCATGTGGTCTCCCCTTTGCCCGTGGAATGGTTGTGGGGCCTATCAAGCAGCCACTTTAGGTGTAGCTACCTTCTCTTATTTACCTTTTGCTTTTATGAATCTTATAAATCCAATAGTAGCAATAGTATTTGCATATCTTGGAATTTCAGTATTTTATAAAAAAGAACAAAATCCAGAAGTTGTTAATTCATAA
- a CDS encoding PDC sensor domain-containing protein: MKSIRTRIILLSCLICIGSILCTTFIGYSIVSDNIKVQTFGRLDEISRKHANDIEGWFILQTRLMEELYSELIYRNYYSGNDSLINYLDFKNKNNADIIEYYIAYPDNSFITGEGWWIPDKDYNVQEREWYVNAVENDGIFLSSPYVDANHGGIIVTLSRAIWHKEKLIGVLGADIGMEHLGNVMDQSRPMEGSYAFIADNNGNILAHPNDKFLFLPNKGMTNVDSIFINGYEEVFIGDRKLNRVLDYDGEKRFISYTKLGFSGWHIGLAIEEDAVMSPLNRIVQNAILLTLILTTISVGLTFVLGNSIAKPIKEAANYIETMAKWDITEEPKQQFKSKNDEIGTMFVSFQLIVDSLREFIEDLKTITAKVSIFSDELAIISLKTSKDIDNMAEITHSITEIKGIEAKKIEDISLLLNSLQEKIDQDILSNVIDDKGREIVFLLEEILKQYNHLKDLKDFESKETDGVYSSIEKQRLVMEEIASASQCLAELGEELNSYISRFKS; this comes from the coding sequence ATGAAAAGTATAAGAACAAGAATTATTCTTTTGAGTTGTCTAATTTGTATAGGGAGTATTTTGTGCACAACTTTTATAGGATATTCAATTGTATCAGATAATATAAAAGTTCAAACCTTTGGAAGGTTAGATGAAATATCAAGAAAGCATGCAAATGATATAGAAGGTTGGTTTATCCTTCAAACAAGATTAATGGAGGAACTCTACAGTGAGCTTATATACAGAAACTATTATTCTGGGAATGATTCTTTAATCAACTACTTAGATTTCAAAAACAAGAACAATGCAGATATAATAGAGTACTATATTGCTTATCCAGACAATTCCTTTATAACAGGTGAGGGTTGGTGGATACCTGATAAAGATTACAATGTCCAAGAGAGAGAGTGGTACGTAAATGCAGTTGAGAATGATGGAATTTTCTTATCTTCACCATATGTTGATGCTAATCATGGGGGAATAATTGTTACTTTATCAAGAGCCATATGGCATAAAGAAAAACTAATAGGAGTACTGGGAGCAGATATTGGAATGGAACACTTAGGAAATGTAATGGATCAATCGCGGCCCATGGAAGGTAGCTATGCTTTTATAGCTGATAATAATGGAAATATCCTTGCTCATCCAAACGACAAATTCCTTTTTTTACCAAATAAAGGAATGACAAATGTAGATTCTATTTTTATTAATGGGTACGAAGAGGTATTTATTGGTGATAGAAAACTTAACAGGGTTTTAGACTATGATGGCGAAAAAAGATTTATATCCTACACAAAATTAGGCTTCAGTGGTTGGCATATTGGCTTGGCTATAGAAGAAGATGCCGTAATGAGTCCTTTAAATAGAATAGTGCAAAACGCTATTTTGTTAACTTTGATATTAACTACAATATCTGTAGGACTTACTTTTGTATTGGGAAATTCAATAGCAAAACCTATAAAAGAAGCAGCGAATTATATAGAGACAATGGCAAAGTGGGATATAACTGAAGAACCAAAACAACAATTTAAAAGCAAGAATGATGAAATTGGGACAATGTTTGTATCGTTTCAGCTTATAGTTGATAGTTTAAGAGAGTTCATAGAGGATTTAAAAACTATTACAGCTAAAGTTTCTATATTTTCCGATGAGTTAGCAATTATTTCTTTAAAGACTAGTAAAGACATAGACAATATGGCAGAAATAACCCATTCGATTACAGAGATCAAAGGAATTGAAGCAAAGAAAATAGAGGACATCAGTCTTTTACTTAACTCTTTACAAGAAAAGATAGACCAAGATATACTTTCAAATGTCATAGACGATAAGGGTAGAGAGATAGTGTTTTTACTTGAGGAAATACTAAAACAATATAATCACTTAAAGGACTTAAAAGATTTTGAATCTAAAGAAACAGATGGAGTATACTCTTCCATAGAAAAACAAAGGCTTGTGATGGAGGAAATTGCTTCAGCAAGCCAATGTCTAGCTGAGTTAGGAGAAGAATTAAACTCATATATTTCAAGATTTAAATCCTAA
- a CDS encoding DNA gyrase/topoisomerase IV subunit A, whose protein sequence is MQSKLTHLNVIETLEKNYMPYSMSVIVSRALPEIDGLKPSHRKLLYTMFKMGLLKGTKTKSANIVGQTMKLNPHGDAAIYETMVRLTRGNEALLHPLIDSKGNFGKNYSKEMAYAAPRYTEAKLEGICEEFFKDIHKDTVDFVPNYDNTIEEPKLLPTTFPNILANPNMGIAVGMASSICSFNLKEVCEATIEFLKDEEVEVTQYLKAPDFSSGGQLILNKKELNTIYTTGRGSFHLRGKYQYDKKNNCIEIYEIPYTTTTEAIIEKIIELVKAGKIKDINDIRDETDKEGLKITIDLKRNTDPEHLMNRLYKMTTLQDTFSCNFNILINGNPRVLGVKDIIKEWTLFRIQCVKRQLTFDIHHKNQRLHLLKGLEKILLDIDRAVKIVKDTKKDKEVVPNLMKGFEIDEVQAEFIADIKLRNFNQEYILNKTKDIKTLEKEIKTLDAILKNEEKIKKVIIKELQEVSEKYGNPRKTEIIEEKHIEVVTEELFIEDYNIKLFLTNENYLKKISLASLRSSSNGHKLKDNDFIVQEVEGTNKSDLLLFSNKHIVYKIKCHELEDKKTSSLGDYLKNLLALEDDEKIIYMVATDDYKGHMLFFYSSGKCAKIPMESYQTKTNRKQLANAYSSESQLVYMEHIKEDKELVAVSSIKKILVFDTKQINEKTTRNSIGIQVLKSKKDSTLSTIKTLEEVDFADVDYYRGNIPAIGTFLKKEDLLERGVENLKFI, encoded by the coding sequence ATGCAGTCTAAATTAACTCATCTAAATGTGATAGAAACCTTAGAAAAAAATTACATGCCCTATTCCATGAGTGTAATTGTCTCTAGAGCGTTACCTGAGATTGATGGATTAAAACCATCCCATCGTAAATTACTCTATACTATGTTTAAAATGGGACTATTAAAGGGAACAAAAACCAAGTCGGCAAATATTGTTGGACAAACCATGAAATTAAATCCCCATGGAGATGCTGCCATCTACGAGACAATGGTACGATTAACCAGAGGAAATGAAGCCCTTCTCCATCCCCTTATAGATAGTAAAGGTAATTTTGGGAAAAACTACTCTAAAGAAATGGCCTATGCAGCACCACGATATACTGAAGCAAAATTAGAAGGAATTTGTGAAGAGTTTTTTAAGGATATTCATAAGGATACAGTGGATTTTGTACCTAACTATGACAATACAATAGAAGAACCTAAACTGCTTCCTACTACCTTTCCCAATATTTTAGCAAATCCTAATATGGGAATAGCTGTCGGTATGGCAAGCTCTATTTGTAGCTTTAATTTAAAGGAAGTATGTGAAGCAACAATTGAATTCCTCAAGGATGAAGAGGTGGAAGTAACTCAATATTTGAAAGCTCCTGACTTCTCATCGGGGGGACAGCTTATCCTTAATAAAAAAGAATTGAATACCATCTATACTACAGGTAGAGGTAGCTTTCATTTAAGAGGAAAATATCAATATGATAAGAAAAATAATTGTATAGAAATCTATGAAATTCCCTACACCACCACCACAGAAGCTATTATAGAAAAAATTATTGAACTGGTTAAGGCAGGGAAAATTAAGGATATTAATGATATAAGGGATGAGACCGACAAAGAAGGTCTAAAGATCACCATAGATTTAAAAAGAAATACAGATCCTGAACACTTGATGAATAGATTATACAAGATGACAACTCTACAGGACACCTTCAGCTGTAACTTTAACATTTTGATTAATGGTAACCCAAGAGTTCTAGGAGTAAAAGACATTATCAAAGAGTGGACCCTGTTTAGAATTCAATGTGTTAAAAGACAATTAACCTTTGATATCCATCATAAAAACCAAAGATTACATCTATTAAAGGGTTTGGAAAAAATTCTCCTGGACATCGATCGAGCAGTAAAAATTGTAAAGGACACAAAAAAGGACAAAGAGGTTGTTCCCAATCTTATGAAAGGGTTTGAAATAGACGAGGTTCAAGCTGAGTTCATTGCAGATATTAAGTTAAGAAACTTTAATCAAGAATATATTTTAAATAAAACTAAGGACATCAAAACCCTTGAAAAAGAAATAAAAACCTTAGATGCTATCTTGAAAAATGAAGAGAAAATTAAGAAAGTTATTATTAAGGAGTTGCAGGAAGTATCCGAAAAATATGGAAACCCTAGAAAAACAGAAATTATTGAAGAAAAACACATAGAAGTAGTTACAGAAGAGCTTTTTATTGAGGACTATAACATAAAATTATTTTTAACCAATGAAAACTATCTTAAAAAGATATCGTTAGCATCCTTAAGAAGTAGTAGCAATGGTCATAAGTTAAAGGACAATGATTTTATTGTTCAAGAAGTGGAAGGAACCAACAAGTCAGATTTACTTCTATTCTCAAATAAACACATAGTTTATAAAATAAAATGCCATGAGTTGGAGGATAAAAAGACAAGTAGCTTAGGAGATTATTTAAAGAACCTTTTAGCCCTAGAGGATGATGAAAAAATCATTTATATGGTTGCTACTGATGACTATAAGGGCCACATGTTATTTTTCTATAGTAGTGGCAAATGTGCTAAAATTCCTATGGAAAGCTATCAAACAAAGACAAATAGAAAGCAATTGGCAAATGCCTATTCCTCTGAAAGTCAATTGGTGTACATGGAGCATATCAAAGAAGATAAGGAACTAGTGGCAGTAAGTAGTATTAAAAAAATCTTGGTTTTTGATACCAAACAAATTAATGAAAAAACCACAAGAAACTCTATTGGAATACAAGTATTGAAGTCTAAAAAAGATAGTACATTATCGACAATCAAGACTTTAGAGGAAGTGGATTTTGCAGACGTGGATTATTACCGAGGAAATATACCAGCTATTGGCACCTTCTTGAAGAAGGAGGATTTGCTTGAAAGAGGCGTGGAAAATTTAAAGTTTATATAA
- a CDS encoding coiled-coil domain-containing protein has product MSKLRKIKLFLGFSLFFIFFFGFVFSSIAVSQTDLFLEIQQKLDGISEEEKEILQNLFSLVQEIKEVEREETEIIEDIEVINQEITILESTIAVEEIAYEKKREDLKQVLKSYQRRGPGSYLEIILDSDNLTTFLRRLNILRDITRNTGELLGSLEESNENLIMERMKLTEKLVMMEEKQEKLRTSLAKKLQVKEDMEKYLIALEEEQEYYFQHLMNIQQVWEEIKPLFSEAAREFSRIIQEDNLPADALKTTFSFLRIKGILDEKTLNDIVIGQPRLPKMIFSLHPEKIEIALPEKNLIVAGTFIIEGGHTLKFQAEEGSFYGMPLEAGTIEELFREGHLALNLRPLIGDNILRSVEIMEGHLELIIIPVLF; this is encoded by the coding sequence ATGTCTAAGTTAAGAAAGATAAAACTGTTTTTAGGTTTTAGCTTATTTTTTATTTTCTTCTTTGGGTTTGTATTTTCAAGTATAGCAGTTAGCCAAACAGATTTATTTTTGGAAATTCAACAAAAGTTGGATGGAATTTCTGAGGAAGAAAAAGAAATTCTTCAAAATCTCTTTAGTCTAGTGCAGGAGATAAAAGAGGTAGAGAGGGAGGAAACAGAGATTATTGAAGATATAGAAGTAATCAATCAAGAAATTACAATTCTGGAATCGACGATTGCTGTTGAAGAAATAGCCTATGAAAAGAAACGAGAAGACCTAAAGCAAGTCCTTAAGAGTTATCAAAGAAGGGGACCAGGGTCTTATTTGGAGATAATTTTAGATTCCGATAACCTTACTACCTTTCTTAGGAGGTTAAATATCCTACGGGATATTACTCGAAACACAGGAGAACTTTTGGGTTCACTGGAGGAGAGTAACGAAAATCTGATCATGGAAAGAATGAAATTAACCGAAAAGCTTGTGATGATGGAGGAAAAACAGGAGAAATTAAGGACATCTCTAGCAAAGAAATTACAGGTAAAAGAGGATATGGAGAAGTATCTTATAGCTTTAGAAGAAGAACAAGAATATTATTTTCAACATCTGATGAATATACAGCAGGTGTGGGAAGAGATAAAGCCATTATTTTCAGAAGCTGCAAGGGAGTTTTCTCGTATTATCCAGGAGGACAATCTACCTGCAGATGCCCTAAAAACAACTTTTTCTTTCCTAAGGATTAAGGGAATCCTAGATGAGAAAACCCTTAACGATATAGTTATAGGACAACCCCGTTTACCTAAAATGATTTTTAGCTTACATCCAGAGAAAATTGAAATAGCATTACCTGAAAAAAACCTCATTGTAGCAGGAACATTTATAATAGAGGGAGGACATACTTTAAAATTCCAAGCTGAAGAAGGAAGTTTTTATGGCATGCCACTAGAAGCTGGGACGATAGAAGAATTATTCCGGGAGGGTCATTTAGCATTAAATCTTAGGCCATTGATAGGTGATAATATCCTACGATCCGTAGAAATTATGGAAGGCCATTTGGAATTAATCATTATACCAGTTTTATTTTAA
- a CDS encoding cell division ATP-binding protein FtsE — protein MIEAKELCLIYPDGTKALKNINLQVKPGEMVYITGPSGSGKTSLLKLFMGMEYPTEGVLRVLGQPMMKGQVEKIRQLRRSIGPVFQEFKLIKGRTAIENVMLGLRFLDIPPSQLKESASTALRRVGLEHKTFSLVDNLSWGECQRVAIARAVARKPAIILADEPTGNLDMKNALKILELLTSFKDKNTAVIITTHATHLIDGKEDAMFIQMEEGNIYWKRLGEA, from the coding sequence ATGATTGAAGCAAAAGAACTTTGTTTGATTTATCCTGATGGAACAAAGGCTTTGAAAAATATTAATCTACAGGTGAAGCCCGGAGAAATGGTGTATATCACTGGGCCCAGTGGTTCGGGAAAAACCAGCCTATTAAAGCTTTTTATGGGGATGGAGTATCCAACAGAAGGTGTACTAAGGGTACTGGGGCAACCTATGATGAAGGGGCAGGTTGAGAAAATTAGACAATTACGAAGGTCTATTGGACCAGTTTTTCAAGAATTTAAGCTAATAAAAGGGAGAACTGCTATTGAAAATGTTATGTTAGGTCTGCGGTTTTTAGATATACCTCCCAGTCAGTTAAAGGAAAGTGCCAGTACTGCCCTAAGGAGGGTGGGGTTAGAGCATAAAACATTTTCACTGGTGGACAATCTATCATGGGGAGAGTGCCAAAGAGTAGCGATAGCACGGGCGGTGGCTAGGAAGCCAGCAATAATATTGGCAGATGAACCCACAGGGAATTTAGATATGAAGAATGCCTTAAAGATTTTAGAACTCTTAACCTCCTTTAAAGATAAAAATACGGCAGTAATCATTACCACCCATGCAACCCATTTGATTGATGGGAAAGAAGATGCTATGTTTATTCAAATGGAGGAGGGAAACATTTACTGGAAAAGGCTGGGGGAAGCTTAA